From Streptomyces sp. NBC_01460, a single genomic window includes:
- a CDS encoding MFS transporter: MLGGVTQTTDDAPVESAPRGPARPRTRRPRIHRAWIVAAVTFVTIIGGAAFNSLPGLLIEPLNDDFKWSYGEIGLAVSLDMALYGLTAPFAAALMDRFGIRRVVVVALSAVAAGALASVWMTASWQLMLYWGVLVGLGTGSMAMAFSATVTNRWFVARRGLVTGILTAAGASGQLVFLPLCAWIVDRHGWQPASVTVALAALVVVPFVWLLMRDHPADVGLAPYGGAYVEKPAPARGAARRTVRVLFEAARTGPFWLLAGSFAICGASTNGLIRTHFVPSAHDHGMEITAAASLLAVIGVFDIIGTVFSGWLTDRFDARRLLAVYYALRGVSLLFLPMLMAPAVHPPMVFFIVFYGLDWVATVPPTMALCREQYGEDSAIVFGWVLASHQVGAAAVAFLGGVVRDVTGSYDLVWYASGALCATAALMALMIRRGRTGDPVLPVAAA, from the coding sequence CGCGTGGATCGTCGCCGCCGTCACCTTCGTGACGATCATCGGCGGCGCGGCCTTCAACTCCCTGCCCGGACTCCTCATCGAGCCCCTCAACGACGACTTCAAGTGGTCGTACGGCGAGATCGGTCTCGCCGTCTCCCTCGACATGGCGCTGTACGGGCTGACCGCGCCGTTCGCAGCGGCCCTGATGGACCGGTTCGGTATCCGCCGGGTCGTGGTCGTCGCACTCAGCGCGGTCGCGGCGGGCGCGCTCGCGAGTGTGTGGATGACGGCGTCCTGGCAGCTGATGCTCTACTGGGGCGTGCTCGTCGGCCTGGGCACGGGATCGATGGCGATGGCGTTCTCGGCGACCGTCACCAACCGCTGGTTCGTCGCCCGCCGCGGACTGGTGACCGGGATCCTGACCGCGGCCGGGGCCTCCGGCCAGCTGGTCTTCCTCCCGCTGTGCGCCTGGATCGTCGACCGGCACGGCTGGCAGCCGGCCTCGGTGACGGTCGCGCTGGCGGCGCTCGTCGTCGTCCCGTTCGTCTGGCTCCTGATGCGCGACCACCCGGCCGACGTGGGCCTCGCCCCGTACGGCGGCGCGTACGTGGAGAAGCCGGCCCCCGCGCGGGGCGCCGCGCGCCGCACCGTGCGCGTCCTGTTCGAGGCGGCCCGCACGGGGCCGTTCTGGCTGCTGGCGGGCTCGTTCGCGATCTGCGGGGCCTCCACCAACGGCCTGATCCGCACCCACTTCGTGCCCTCCGCCCACGACCACGGCATGGAGATCACCGCGGCGGCCTCGCTCCTGGCCGTCATCGGGGTCTTCGACATCATCGGCACGGTCTTCAGCGGCTGGCTCACGGACCGGTTCGACGCCCGGAGGCTGCTGGCCGTGTACTACGCGCTCCGCGGTGTCTCACTGCTGTTCCTGCCGATGCTGATGGCCCCGGCGGTGCATCCGCCGATGGTCTTCTTCATCGTCTTCTACGGCCTGGACTGGGTTGCCACGGTCCCGCCCACCATGGCCCTGTGCCGGGAGCAGTACGGCGAGGACAGCGCGATCGTCTTCGGCTGGGTCCTGGCCTCCCACCAGGTCGGCGCGGCCGCGGTGGCGTTCCTCGGCGGGGTGGTACGCGACGTGACCGGCTCGTACGACCTCGTCTGGTACGCCTCCGGGGCGCTGTGCGCGACGGCCGCCCTGATGGCGCTGATGATCCGCCGCGGACGGACGGGCGATCCGGTGCTCCCCGTCGCGGCCGCCTGA